In Huiozyma naganishii CBS 8797 chromosome 5, complete genome, the genomic window CGTAGGGGCACATCGCGTACAGTCCCCCCACGACCCAGCAGTTGCTCACAGATATCGAGTTCAAATTGACCCACAACTCCAAGTTATCCGTCACATTGCTCAGGTGCAACAGTAAAGACCTCTCCTCCAGCGGGGTCTGTGGAAGAGAGAAATTGTACCCGGGTCGGCACAGAGgatctttgaagttctcGTAATCGAAGTACGATTCTCTGTCGTCCGCCACGTCCCAAAGGTATTGGTCTTCCTCGCTACGACACAGCCCCAATTTCGAATTGAAACAGTTCCCCACAGCCCAAGATATCGACTGGTTCTCTGCAGTGTACCGTATCAGGGCACAGTTGTAAGCCTGCATGGAGTCCTTACCCATTAAAAGCCGAGAATTCGACAACCTTGGCTCGCCATCCCCCCACGTCCATATGAGACTGTGATGCAAAAGATCGACAACGTTCGTGATCGATGTTATGTTGTAATCGTTTGCGATGAGAGGGTTCAGCCCACAGCCTATGTACTGCTCTATGTCGTCTGGGGTGAAGGGGGCGTCCAAAAACCTCCACGATACAGCAGCGGTCTCCTCTATCTCTTCCACCGAGGAGGGGCATGAGAGAGAACTGTTCGTACTATCGTAATGGAAAGTCCCAGGTGGAAAAATGTATGAACTGTCCGTGTAGTTCAAGATATTGGTAAGTTCAGTGACAATCAATCGCTTCCTCTTGTCGAACAAGAAATTCTGCACCGTAGGCCATTGCACAGACGAGTTGTTCGTCACAGTGTCGTTGATCATTGTGACTTGGTCCTTCCTCAGATCCGCGGGCGCGTAAATGAAATGCGAGCCAATGTACTTGTCGAACACGTAGGTCAGATTCATGTTTGAATCGTGCGTCGAAGCCATCCAATTCTTCCACAGAGTCCCGTTGTTCGGGCCCGTCTCAAAATTTATTAGCAGTAAAAGGATGTTGGCGGATAGATCGTCGTGGCTTTGTACAATAAACGTCTCCAAAGTTTGCAAGAATGCCTGCAACGAGAGCGGCGTATCCTTTATAATCCAGCTGTTGACCCCAAGTTCCACGTCCAAAACAAAGGACTGTACCCCggagttcaacagggaCGAGAAAGTATCCAACAGTACGGACCCATTGAGACTTTGCGGAGTGTTGTAATAGGAGTTCTCGATATCGCTTGcgttgttgaacagcacTTTACCCAAATTCACACCGACGTACGGTATCTGGTCCACGGTCACGTTCCGCATCAGGTCACGCTGCGACCGCATCGCCGTCTGCTGCTGGACGTATATCTGCGGCCACGAGTTCTGCGTCAACGCCGAGGACTGCTGCGCACCGCATACATGAGAGACACATCC contains:
- the MTC6 gene encoding Mtc6p (similar to Saccharomyces cerevisiae YHR151C; ancestral locus Anc_5.102), yielding MFVPRVYWIKLLCVLLISGCVSHVCGAQQSSALTQNSWPQIYVQQQTAMRSQRDLMRNVTVDQIPYVGVNLGKVLFNNASDIENSYYNTPQSLNGSVLLDTFSSLLNSGVQSFVLDVELGVNSWIIKDTPLSLQAFLQTLETFIVQSHDDLSANILLLLINFETGPNNGTLWKNWMASTHDSNMNLTYVFDKYIGSHFIYAPADLRKDQVTMINDTVTNNSSVQWPTVQNFLFDKRKRLIVTELTNILNYTDSSYIFPPGTFHYDSTNSSLSCPSSVEEIEETAAVSWRFLDAPFTPDDIEQYIGCGLNPLIANDYNITSITNVVDLLHHSLIWTWGDGEPRLSNSRLLMGKDSMQAYNCALIRYTAENQSISWAVGNCFNSKLGLCRSEEDQYLWDVADDRESYFDYENFKDPLCRPGYNFSLPQTPLEERSLLLHLSNVTDNLELWVNLNSISVSNCWVVGGLYAMCPYENAVSKRSFVASLVPVVAVSACLLLVVLYLTVVSVPIHDNRKNWRRVVNQISKSEFEGVPS